The following proteins are encoded in a genomic region of Arcobacter suis CECT 7833:
- a CDS encoding response regulator, producing the protein MKILVTDDSKMARKMVIKTLKDVIKEEVEIHEAENGQEALDLYKQLLPKLVFMDLTMPIMDGFEALQNIKEFDENAKVVIISADIQKLSMEKASQLGAFNFIKKPIDLAKMEQILNKIAELDK; encoded by the coding sequence ATGAAGATTTTAGTTACAGATGATTCTAAAATGGCAAGAAAGATGGTTATAAAAACTTTAAAAGATGTTATTAAAGAAGAAGTTGAAATACACGAAGCTGAAAATGGGCAAGAAGCCTTGGATTTATATAAACAATTATTACCAAAATTAGTTTTTATGGACTTGACAATGCCTATTATGGATGGGTTTGAAGCCCTTCAAAATATAAAAGAATTTGATGAAAATGCAAAAGTTGTAATTATTTCAGCAGATATTCAAAAATTATCTATGGAAAAAGCATCACAATTAGGAGCATTTAATTTTATAAAAAAGCCTATTGATCTAGCTAAAATGGAACAAATACTTAATAAAATCGCAGAATTGGATAAATAA
- a CDS encoding FAD-dependent oxidoreductase, whose product MNKQEFDYVIVGAGIAGCSLAHFLSKYSQSVLLIDKNEDVAFGASGAAGAFLSPLLGKPNKFKDLITKSLNFSINYYKEYFSTDLINCGTCRIPKNNEDEEKFQSYIPHMDFEFEKYEEGYLFKIGSLVKPYELCKKLSNNTQKLFDYEVKTIKKEENIWNINNEIKAKNLFLATGADISLIEEKYLDIRAVWGQKIDINTTTRIDINYHKECSLSLSNNEQVVSIGATHNRFDDNKIDSSYNLKLKNINKIKHNDYTNNIIQNDIAELLKKANDIKVLNDIKVLDVKIGARASSVDYFPMVGKLVDAEKSFEKYPHLKNGFQIKNENLEMIENLYILNGVGGRGFVLSPYLAYILVENIFNNKELEEEITNFRLFKRWAKKQK is encoded by the coding sequence ATGAATAAACAAGAATTTGATTATGTAATTGTTGGAGCTGGAATTGCTGGTTGTTCATTGGCTCATTTTTTATCAAAATATTCTCAATCAGTTTTATTAATAGATAAAAATGAAGATGTAGCTTTTGGTGCAAGTGGAGCAGCAGGAGCATTTTTGTCTCCACTTTTAGGAAAACCAAATAAGTTTAAAGATTTAATAACTAAATCATTAAACTTTTCAATAAATTATTATAAAGAGTATTTTTCTACAGATTTGATAAACTGTGGAACATGTCGAATTCCAAAAAATAATGAAGATGAAGAAAAATTTCAAAGTTATATTCCCCATATGGATTTTGAATTTGAGAAGTATGAAGAGGGCTATTTATTTAAAATAGGAAGTTTAGTAAAACCTTATGAACTCTGTAAAAAGCTTTCGAATAATACACAAAAACTTTTTGATTATGAAGTAAAAACCATAAAAAAAGAAGAGAATATTTGGAATATAAATAATGAAATAAAAGCTAAAAATCTTTTTTTAGCAACAGGTGCGGATATTTCATTAATAGAGGAAAAGTATTTAGATATTAGAGCAGTTTGGGGACAAAAGATAGATATAAATACTACAACTCGTATAGATATTAATTATCATAAAGAGTGTTCATTATCACTTTCAAATAATGAACAAGTAGTTTCAATAGGAGCTACTCATAATAGATTTGATGATAATAAAATAGATAGTAGTTACAATTTAAAGTTAAAAAATATCAATAAAATCAAACATAATGATTATACAAATAATATTATACAAAATGATATAGCTGAACTTTTGAAAAAAGCTAATGATATAAAAGTCTTAAATGATATAAAAGTCTTAGATGTAAAGATTGGTGCAAGGGCTTCAAGTGTGGACTATTTTCCTATGGTTGGAAAGTTGGTTGATGCAGAAAAAAGTTTTGAAAAGTATCCCCACTTAAAAAATGGATTTCAAATAAAAAATGAAAATTTAGAGATGATTGAGAATCTTTATATTTTAAATGGAGTTGGTGGAAGAGGTTTTGTTTTATCTCCATATTTAGCTTATATTTTAGTGGAAAATATTTTTAATAATAAAGAACTAGAAGAAGAAATAACAAATTTTAGATTATTTAAAAGATGGGCTAAAAAACAAAAATAA
- a CDS encoding L,D-transpeptidase, which yields MKRVIFFVLFFQLALNCANIKTYTIAVCTTLDFDGAMNCKRKIVKDNKLEVFIVKDKDKKFKTYYGSFKNIDEANNAIKTISDFMKIQKSFIKELSYDLEQNNDKNPLFLDLNSMDEKSNISNESILGMKYFDEIKKYKFEKNNEPKHKAVNNSILKSDPTLNITLYEQLVIEVDSSKNLMVLKGKLNNKTRNIQTYLVSTAKDEIKKPTGEGNVTSITLKPFWYPTQDTIDTFKKRGIDLPKIVPPGHRFNYMGSAKINLTHIVDGKNTFRIHGTLDETTIGTNESSGCIRMKNNEVIQLASLLNKFADTRDIDNIKVFLK from the coding sequence ATGAAAAGAGTCATTTTTTTTGTATTATTTTTTCAATTAGCACTTAATTGTGCAAATATAAAAACATATACAATTGCTGTTTGTACAACTTTGGATTTTGATGGAGCAATGAATTGCAAACGAAAAATTGTAAAAGATAATAAGTTAGAAGTTTTTATTGTAAAAGATAAAGATAAAAAATTTAAAACTTATTATGGTTCATTCAAAAATATTGATGAAGCTAATAATGCAATTAAAACTATTTCTGATTTTATGAAAATACAAAAATCTTTTATAAAAGAACTTTCTTACGATTTAGAACAAAATAATGATAAAAATCCTCTTTTTTTAGATTTAAATTCAATGGATGAAAAATCAAATATTTCAAATGAAAGTATTTTAGGAATGAAATATTTTGATGAAATAAAAAAATATAAATTTGAAAAAAACAATGAACCAAAACATAAAGCAGTAAATAATAGTATTCTAAAAAGTGATCCAACTCTTAATATAACTTTATATGAACAATTAGTAATTGAAGTTGATTCTTCAAAAAATCTAATGGTTTTAAAAGGGAAACTTAACAATAAAACTAGAAATATTCAGACTTATCTGGTTTCAACAGCTAAAGATGAAATAAAAAAACCAACAGGTGAGGGTAATGTTACTTCAATCACTTTAAAACCTTTTTGGTATCCAACCCAAGATACTATTGATACTTTTAAAAAAAGAGGAATAGATTTACCTAAAATTGTTCCACCTGGACATAGATTTAATTATATGGGTTCTGCAAAAATTAATCTTACACATATTGTAGATGGTAAAAATACTTTTAGAATACATGGCACTTTAGATGAAACAACCATTGGAACAAATGAATCAAGTGGTTGTATTAGAATGAAAAATAACGAAGTAATTCAATTAGCTTCATTGTTGAATAAATTTGCTGATACAAGAGATATTGATAATATTAAAGTATTTTTAAAATAA
- a CDS encoding acyltransferase family protein, translating into MPITLTDDIYQTNLIVIAILIAVVLFTFKRAKHTDLFPVSVTQELKGLGILTVVFAHFAYMLVTNADFLFPLSIIAGVGVDLFLFMSGYGLTVGMLKKPLPILEFYKRRVIKIFIPFWVAIILIFAANAIFLDIHYSVPYMIQSLLGWFPTAEGFADVNSPFWYITWMMMFYVLFPLVFSTKRPWLSAIILAVITTLIGVYNPLDMGDNWLHRLHTVAFSLGIVFAWLLFETKDKENKLVVYLKEFRNKAKFTPYIVIALMLGVVVYMSLHTTANHWPTLTAILGKGYFVDQLTSIVIMFAFIVIFSLKKFDNKFLSIYGLYSFEVYLIHWPLIGRYDIFFDIFPAWAAVIAWLITFIVVSWLLQKITTPLGAWIDSRLAKH; encoded by the coding sequence ATGCCTATTACTTTAACTGACGACATTTATCAAACTAATCTTATAGTTATTGCTATTTTGATAGCAGTAGTTCTTTTTACTTTTAAAAGAGCAAAACATACAGATTTATTTCCTGTTTCTGTTACTCAAGAGCTAAAAGGGTTAGGAATTTTAACAGTTGTTTTTGCACATTTTGCTTACATGTTAGTAACAAATGCTGATTTTCTTTTTCCTCTTTCAATTATTGCAGGAGTAGGGGTTGATTTATTTCTTTTCATGTCAGGATATGGTTTAACTGTTGGAATGTTGAAAAAACCACTTCCGATTTTAGAATTTTATAAAAGAAGAGTAATAAAAATATTTATTCCATTTTGGGTAGCAATTATTCTTATATTTGCTGCAAATGCAATATTTTTAGATATTCATTATTCTGTTCCTTATATGATTCAATCTTTACTTGGATGGTTTCCTACAGCAGAAGGATTTGCTGATGTTAATTCACCATTTTGGTACATAACTTGGATGATGATGTTTTATGTACTTTTTCCTTTAGTTTTTAGTACAAAAAGACCATGGTTAAGTGCAATAATTTTAGCTGTAATTACCACATTGATTGGAGTTTATAATCCTTTAGATATGGGTGATAATTGGCTTCATAGATTACATACAGTTGCTTTTTCTTTAGGTATTGTATTTGCTTGGCTTTTATTTGAAACAAAAGATAAAGAAAATAAATTGGTTGTATATTTAAAAGAATTTAGAAATAAAGCTAAATTTACCCCTTATATTGTTATTGCTTTAATGCTTGGTGTTGTAGTTTATATGTCTTTACATACAACTGCTAATCATTGGCCTACATTAACAGCAATTTTAGGAAAAGGATATTTTGTTGACCAACTTACTTCTATTGTTATAATGTTCGCATTTATTGTTATCTTTTCTCTTAAGAAATTTGATAATAAATTTTTATCAATATATGGACTTTATTCATTTGAAGTATATTTAATTCACTGGCCATTAATTGGTCGTTATGATATATTCTTTGATATATTTCCTGCATGGGCAGCTGTAATTGCTTGGTTAATTACATTTATTGTAGTTAGTTGGTTATTACAAAAAATCACTACACCACTTGGTGCATGGATAGATAGTCGTTTAGCTAAGCATTAA
- a CDS encoding HU family DNA-binding protein, whose protein sequence is MNKAEFIDAVAAKAGLSKKDAKGAVDAVLDTITETLVKKESVSFIGFGTFATADRAARTAKVPGTDKTVNVAATTVAKFKVGKALKEAVAAK, encoded by the coding sequence ATGAACAAAGCAGAATTTATCGACGCAGTTGCTGCAAAAGCTGGTTTATCAAAAAAAGATGCAAAAGGTGCAGTTGACGCTGTATTAGATACTATTACAGAAACATTAGTAAAAAAAGAGTCTGTAAGCTTTATTGGATTTGGAACATTCGCAACTGCTGATAGAGCAGCAAGAACAGCTAAAGTTCCAGGAACTGATAAAACTGTTAATGTTGCAGCTACAACTGTTGCTAAATTTAAAGTTGGAAAAGCTTTAAAAGAAGCTGTAGCAGCTAAATAA
- a CDS encoding class II aldolase and adducin N-terminal domain-containing protein, protein MIDKDTVKLLSDLSLTMFSKNFFGIYHGAISAKLDQYNFTINTSDAIFDKMDEKSLCTLNINKQDYRWNIASIESHIHATIYANIHEAKYIAFGMPIYTTAYTFEHDKIIFEDFFGKTTFGEISIYNPGDFETWYKRNALEITKYLKESQNNIMIIKGIGTYVYDRDVHELVKKIAILENSCRLLSIKSSFE, encoded by the coding sequence ATGATTGATAAAGATACAGTAAAGTTACTTTCAGATTTGTCATTAACAATGTTTAGTAAAAACTTTTTTGGTATTTATCATGGTGCAATTTCTGCAAAATTAGATCAATACAATTTTACAATAAATACAAGTGATGCTATTTTTGACAAAATGGATGAAAAATCACTTTGTACTCTAAACATAAATAAACAAGATTATAGATGGAATATAGCAAGTATAGAATCTCATATTCACGCTACAATCTACGCAAATATACATGAAGCAAAATATATAGCTTTTGGAATGCCTATTTATACAACCGCTTATACTTTTGAACATGACAAAATCATTTTTGAAGATTTCTTTGGAAAAACTACGTTTGGAGAAATTTCAATTTACAATCCAGGTGATTTTGAGACTTGGTATAAAAGAAATGCTTTAGAAATTACAAAATACTTAAAAGAGTCTCAAAATAACATAATGATAATAAAAGGAATTGGTACTTATGTCTATGATCGAGATGTTCATGAGCTTGTAAAAAAGATTGCTATTTTAGAAAATTCTTGTCGACTTTTAAGTATTAAAAGCTCTTTTGAATAG